The Lolium perenne isolate Kyuss_39 chromosome 6, Kyuss_2.0, whole genome shotgun sequence genome segment ATTATGGTACGGAGGTGGTACATTACAATTTACGGTGTCAATGCCAAAAAAAACTATGTACTATATACTCCCTCCTGCCCAACATATGTTGCATATAAGTTTTGGTTAAAGTCAAACTTCGTAAAATTTAATCATCTATATTGATAAAAATATAAACATATACAACAAAATAATAATATTTTTAGAATTgttatgaaatatattttcatattatatgcatttgatatGGTACATCTTTGTATTATTATCTATATTCTTAGTCAAAGTTTGCACAGTTTGACTTGCACGGAAAATTATGCACAACATAAAATGGGCAGGAGGGAGTATTATTTAGCATGATTTTTAGAGAAAAACCAACTGTCTTAGATATTTGACTGGTTCTTAAAAATATTTTCTTAAATATTTGAATTTCACATTTATCGCACCTTAACGTCTTCAAGATTTATGACTTTACCTAATGATTTTCTCATATAGTCAATTTAATTAAGTTTTAGTCTATTGCAGGAAAGTTTGTCATGTGGATTCTAGAAAGTCAAGTATATAAGCTTCCAAGTTAATACAGATTTAATTATGTTCCTTAATATTCACTTTCGCGCCATTTTGTAAGAAATTAACTCTCTCCGTTATATGGTGTATTCCTTTTATGAAAAGTCAAACTTTACTATATTTGGCTAAGTTTCTAACAAAAATATCAATATATTAGATACTAAATAAATTAAATATGAAAAATATATTTTATCACCAATCAAATTATACTAATTCGGTATTGCGAATACTAATATATTAttctaaaaacttagtcaaagttAGTTACGTTTGACTTTTCCAAAAACTACTACGCCTTATATGAGAagtaacggagggagtacatcgcTAAAGGAAAATTGTATCTTTATGAAATAACTAAAGACCAGTCTAAAGCTCAATCCTTATGATGGACAGATGGTACAACCGCCTTATGTATCTTTTTTGAAATACATATAGTAGGGGAAGCCCTTAAATTGTTTCTCTCTTTTGAAATAATAAAAACCAAAAAATGTGTTCATCGGTACTTAAACCTGGATGGTTGGGTTATATATTCACAACCCTAACCGAGTGAGCTAGGCTCGCTTCTTAATTTTCCCTATGTATGCGCACAGCATGTTGAGGTTCTCATTGGCTACAAATATGATTTTTTTTGATAGAGGGAAAGTAAACTTGCACTCACCATCTTAATTTTTCGTGAGCCATCTCGCTTGGTTAGGTAGAAGTGAAAGTACAACCCAGTTATACACATTTATTTTCTCATGGGTGTAAATTTAGGCTATTATTCTTTCAAAAATAAAAATTGATGTGGGATGTCACCTATCCCTTCTTAAAAAAGAGCTATGCCTGCATTTGTTATAAGTCCATAAAACTAAAACATTTGATTTTGCATGTATAGCTCCGTAATTTTACAAATACTTGAATAGTGAAGGCCCATATCGCAAGATCTAACATCTTGCTGGAAATAATCACTTGGAGCCCAAGAAGTTTTAATTTTACAAGGTATCTTACATCTTTTGTATGTTTTTAACTTAAGGTCATAGcctagctttaaattaataaaaccaCGAAACCGGCTTATATCTTCCAAGGTATCTTATATCTTTTGTATGTGAAAGAAAGCCAAAATTTGTGAGACGGACGTATAACAAAAACTGCTACCTCCATACCGGATTATAGGGGTAAAAGCACTTTTGGAGCTATACCGGTAAATTGTGTTAAATTTTGTACTTCCTCCGTACCCGTTTATTAGGCCAACacatattttgaaaaaaaaacttTGATCATTAATTGGTTAAGAAAATATAAGATATGCTATGTATGCCACACAAATTATATCATCGGATTCATATTGAAAAGAAGTTTCCGATAGTTTTACTTTTATCATTTATACGCATCTCATATTTTGTTGATCAAAATAATGGTTAATTTTTTATGAAAACACGTAATGAACTTACAAACTGGTATGGTGCGAGTATTAAATAGCCAATATATCTTTCATGCACACCGTTTTGACCGATGCATGCCGTTTCTATGGTGTTGCATGCAAAGTAAATGGGTTTTAACCAACACATGCTTTCGCTCtgaaaattttctcctctaacCATACCGTGCAAAGATATTTCCCCCTTGGAGATTCATGGGTTTGGACCGGTTAGACGATTTCTTCCAATTCGCGGCTTCCCATTCCAGGCCGTGGTGTGCCCTATCTGAATCGTCGGCAGGCCGTCCCGGCCAGGGTGACGCTGACACGCCCCAGCAAATGCTTGGCTCTTGGAGGCGGCCAAGGGGAAGAAGCCTGCGCTCGCCGGGTGTAGTGCACGGCACAGGCGGAAAGCACCAACCAACCATCGCACCACAGCAGGTAGATCAGCCATCACCTAGCTTGGCCGTGATCGAGCTAGCTAATAGTAGGAAAATAGAGAAGAAACGGAGTGATCTAGCCCGCCATGACCGTGCTGTTGCCGTTGCGTGGAAAGCGAGCACGATGCTGGCAACGGGTCGGCGGTAGCGCCAAAAATGGGGCACGGGGCTTCCCAGTTTGGTGTCCGTCTTTATTCGCGTCTGACCCGCTATGTGACATTTCACGTTGCAACACATTACTAGCACGAAGCAATTTAATGGTTTTATTTTCTAGTTGCAGCTTATATTGCAACTCAAGACTAGGACACATAAATGAAGCAATCCAAAAGTTGCAGCTCCATGTGTAAGTAGCTACTGTAAATCTTAGTTGCAACATAAGTTGTAACTCACTTTAGAACAAGTACAATAAGTTCTAGTCAGCTAGCTACagtataaggattaaaatagtatattagtattacttagttggaggagagtgaAGAAGAGTGGACTCTTATGCAAGaatcagctctagcacgtgcttctagtcactttgtgagagtgaaaggtggaccATACATTGTTAAAGTACTagatttttatagctcactactgtactgtatatgttggctctaagTTGACTATGGCACTTATAGACAGCAGCAggctacactattggaattgctcttagcATAAATCAAGGTGCAATTCTATGATTGAGGATTTGGCGGAAAATTAAGCTAATTCTCAGCTGACTTATCCGACTCATCCGACTGAGCTACTAGGAACGGGGCAGCCTCAGTTTAGGCCAGACAAGTTTAATTGCCTTTTTGTAAAAGGTATTAGCCTTGTGACTTGTGAACTTGTTAATCGGAGACTGGTGAGTCAGCATGCATGACCGCAAACTGAGCAAACTTTGCACATTTCCTAGTCTCATGCGCGCGTGCCAGCTGATCAGAATAGCAAGTCCATCGTACGCAAACGTTTCCCTTAAAACAAAATATGATAAAGCATCGTTTCCTAATGTATGGGTCGGCTGCCGCAGGCCTCCAAGGTGGACCGTGGGACTTCAAATTCTTAGATGCACATATGTATGTGTTGTGACCCCTCACCCACAATAAAAAAAAAATATGTGACACCTCAAATATATGTTTAAAATGACAAATTTATCTAGTTTCTAAGCCAACTCATGAAACCGAAACTCAGACAACTGAGGGAGAAATGGTTGTTTTTCACCCAAAAACAGTGGTAGTTCTGCGCACATAATGTATGATCCACCATGAGAAGTTAGAAAATAGAAAATTGTAGGAATGTTAGGGAAAATGGGATTTGAAAAATTAACCTGAAATTGTATTCAAGATACAGATATATTTGGGGAATCAATAAAtattccaagaaaatactgaaaaaAACAAGAATTATTGTAAATGGTTTAAGTACTCTACATCAAGGAATTAAAAAGACCAAGAATTACTGTAAAAAAGTTTGACTTTGACAAAAAAAACTATAAGCATCCTATTTTGGGAAGGAGGGAATAGTAGACAATTTACGGATACTCTCTATTTCTCAAAATCCCTAGTGTTCCTAGAATATTTATAAACATTTTATTTCGATTTCTGATTTATCATTTTTCATGTTGTTTTACTAATTTTCCTTAATTAGTTTACCTGATTGTAGTTTTTGTAATTTTTTCGCCACAGAAGATAAAGCTTTTGTGAGAAAGCTTTGTATTAGGAGAAAGTattccctcaacaccaagttacgATGTAAACTCTGTGTAAACAACGTTTGTATGTTTTCAAAAAATCTACGAACATATTAAATACCTCCGAGATGAATTCGTTTTAAACCTGAAATCATAGATGTTTGTAGAACGCCACCTTTCCGACACACtatattttttcagatttttaatAAACTTTGAAACATAAACTTGGTATTCACTGGTTTCCACGGTAACTTGATTTACATCCGATATTTTCTCTATATGAGACGATCATGATCAAGTAACTTTCTGCACCATTTCTTGGACGACCAACTTCGAACTAATTAAACGTGCGAAAAAAGAACACCTTGTTATAAACTACTGGTAACTTGCATCTACAATTTTGAGCGTGGACGCTAACGATCTAGTCATCACAATTCACGATACCTTTATACCTTATGAGTTGTGACGATCGATCGACATGACCCGTGCGAAAGCCAAGCATAGCAGGTACAACGCATCTAGTGCTTTGCTGCTTTTGCAGCACGTACTGGTTGAAACTATAACAGTGGTTCTTCTTCCTCCGGTCTAAAGTTCAGTCATGCTTGGTCACCATATTCCTAGTCTAGCTGCTCCCTAGCTATCTGCGTGTTCATCACTAGAGGTGTTGAAACTAAATCGGCACTTTGTTTCTTTCTATTTTATGTGAGTGAAAAAAGTTCTTTATTTTCCGACTTCCCTAGTCAGTCTGACGTGTTTTCACAGTATTTTTTATCGAGCAGCATATGTCGATTTGGATGCTGAAACAAAGCCTTTTGGGTTACTGTCCTAGTTATGTCGGTACACTTAGGTAGTAATAACTTTTCCTTTTTTATTCAGACACCTCAAAGTACTTCCACGTGCTATTGGGCAAGTTTTGAGAATTTTTGTTGTACCCAAAAAGATGGATACGCGCTACTACTACAGTGCTAGTGTTTCTTACCAAATACCAATTCACTTTTGCCTTAACAATCGTTCAAAACTGTAGCCTCGCTTTCTATCAGGCAGCGGCGCAACCTAGCTCATGGGCGGCACTGCTGCATCTGAATTGCAATTCAGCGGTGGTTGCCACTAAGCAAGCACATCACTGGAACAAAAGGAGAAGAAAGAAAAGGCAGGTTTGTTAAGTCCCTTCAAGCTAGGTGGGAGCTTGACCCTACCTGAATAGATGGATCAAATCAAATACCCTCGTGCAAAAGAGCCACACCCTGCAGCGCCAAGTGCGTGATACAGATCTTTGGCATTCCCTACTTTCAGCTGACATATAAATCATCAAAAGAATGTTTGCCACCATAAACTTGAGCTAGCTTTTCACAACAGGCTCTTCCATTTTGGACACAAAATTATATAGCGAGGTAGGATATTCAGTAAGTGGTACATGTAGATACTAGAGCAAATTTCACAAAACCACAAGTATTGGGGTGTTGATTTCACAAACCACAACCAAAGGATTTTTAATCAGAAAACCAAAACCTTTGAGGTAAATTGTTTTAGAGAACCCAAATCTCGCAAAAAAAATTGCGACTCATTCTTGTATTACTCAAAAGTATCAGGGGTTACAATCTCTATGACATGCGCTTGACAGACCCCAAGGCAAGCCACACTGCCGTCTGAGCATTAATTCTAGCATAATTTGCCTTGAAATTACCACTAACATTCTGACATCTCTTAACATGATGTGAGCCCTGTGAGCCCTGTgaaccgggacggagggagtaatacaagCTTGACGAACCTTTAATAAGGTTTTAATCTCCTCTATTACTGTTGTATAGACTGACCTGTCTATTTCACTATTATTCAAAATCTTGGAGTTTGACATGGATTTTAATAACCTGGGTACACAAGTCAGGCGCCATGTCCATGTGGCACCTAAGTTGTGGGTCCAAGTTGTTAGAAGCGGTGTCAAACTTAATAAATCAAGAGATTTAGGTTATCTGAAACAACGTACCCCAAAACTTGCGGTTTTGTGATTAGAGTTCTTGCGGTTGTGGTAGAATTCTTGCAGTTGTGGTTATGTGAAACTTCTCTAGATACTATCCAGCGCCATGCATGCAAGAAGCAAGATCTTGCTTTCCTCACCGAAAAAAGAAGCAAGGTTTGCTTACATATATCCCTGTCGCGGTCATGCTTTGGATTATTGGAGTATGTACATGTGTAAAAAGAATGCTAGGAGAGAATAACATGTTGAAACAAAATCCTGTGTAAAAGATATGGGAATGCATATACGGGTGATAGCTTGCACACGAAGAAAGGCACTGCTAGTACTAGAGCCTTGCCTTTTCACATCAAAGGCCGCTGAGAGGGAGATGCATCTCTATCCAACTAGAGAGAAGCATACTACAAAACGTACCAGCGGCCGGGAGCAGAAGCAGAAAGCACCGAACACATGAACCCGAAAGAAGGTGCACGCACTGAAACGAAAAAGAAGATGGCGGGTAATGCGATGCCGATGATGCAGAATCTAGCACTAATTGTACTCGGGGATCTCCGTGACAAGAGTCAAAGGTTCGCCTTTCTTCCCCCACATGAGATTCTTCACGGAGCCGCCACAACTCCACAAGGGAGGCGACACGAAGCACGGGCCGGCCGGCAGAATATATACGTACGCCCGGCGGCTAGCGATCGACCTGAGATAATCCGGATGCCATCCGGACATTGTTTGTAGCTTTCTCCTAGTGCTAGCTCCTGCATCACTGGGAAAAAAGAGAGGTAGCTCCTGCATGGCTAGCCACCGGCGAGCCGGCGACTATGGATGGACAGAGTTTGTTTCTCCGGTCCCTCCCCGATTCGCGGGCTGTTTGCTAGTACAATTTGGTACGTACAAGAGCGGTGTAATGCAAAATAAAATGATTGGCATGTGTTCCCCGTTTCAGGATAATCCTGGAATATCATCAATGCTCCATATAAAGACACAAAATGAGCATGGGCCGTGGTCACAGACTTAGAATGTTTATTCTCATTTCTTGTTTACAGACTTACAAATGGCATCCGAGGAACATTACTGCCACATGGAAGCTCTGCGCTGTAATTAAATAACAGAACCACATCTACATTCGGGTAAATATGCACGCTCGCTAAGTTTACAGCTGAAGCAAATCATCACTCGAGGATCAACGAAAACCATATGTACACACATTCACAGCCAGGCCAATGTGCTCCTAAAGAACATCAGAGCAAAATAGCCCCTTCAGACGGTCTTGTCCTTCGTTGGTGTAAGTGTTGTCTTATTGTCATGTGCAGAGGTGGAAAGTTTTTCTATCGTCCGGTTTACCTCCTGTCAGACGCCTTCAAGGCATCCGTTTCTCCATCAGGAGTAACAGACCAATGCCCTGTCAAAAACCCCAGGACAACTAGCATTCACGCCGCAATTCATCTTCTCCTGCCATATCCCTGGTAGAAACCACCAGCACGGCGGGCACCTCCTCTGATCCAACCATCCCAATTGCCCCGCCCACCTGATCTAATACTGCTGCCGGTGTTGCTCCCTCCTTGGCCCCAGTTCCCCATTTGTGACGACCCGCCATTCATTTCTTCCTCCTCCCTCTCATTGTATTCAAGGATCCTCCGCTTAATGTTTTGCTTCTCCTCAAGCTCGGCAGCTTCTTGCTGCTTTGTGCTCTGTACCAGAGCAGAGTCACTGGGGATGAACATCTGCCTTGTCTGTTGTTTGTGCCCTTTCTTCATTAGCACCTTAACACGTACCTTGCTGCCACCACCAGCATTACCACCCTCTTCATCCACAGTTTCTTCTCCACTCTCAGACTCCGTGGCTCTCGGGTCCTTTGAACTTTCAAGCACATTCATTGGTACCTTCATGTTCAAAGTGGACCTGGAACGCACCTCCGACTTACGTGACTCCAAGCTCTCATGCAGAAGGGCTTTCAGCTCACGGTCAAAGTCTTCTTGTTCCTTAAGATCAATCTGCACCACCTTTTGTCTAACCTCAACAGCCTCATCTTCATCAGAACCAACAGGCATCCCATCGTCCTCATCGTCACCTTCATTCTCTGATGCATCATTTGATTTCTCCTCAGACAGAAGATCTTCCTCATCTTCACGACCATCAACGCTGCCACCATCTGAATAGCTCTCACTATCTGCACCCTCTCTGTGATCCTTTCCATTTCCCTGGGCTCCATTCGAAGCAGCATCATGTGGCTGCTTCTTCTGAGATTCGTTGTCCGAGTGCCTTTCACTTTCAGGCTTCTCTACTGAGGCTGCACGCTCGTGTTCTTCAAGCTCGGCCAATGCGGAGTTAAGTTCATCTATTGATGAATATCTGGTCATGTTTGGTCGTAGATCAGCAAACAAATCCTGAAAGAACATATGGATGAGCCTGCTGAAGAAAATGTGCAAGTAAAGCTATGGAATAGATTTAATTCTGCATTCAAAACTACAGAACTATCATGTTGACTTGTCCTTTGCTTCTGTAagataaaaaaaaaatcagcaataaAATATGATTCGTCGCAATAACATTATTGCCTGGCAAAAAAAATGTTGGTCTAAGATATTTGATTTTTTATTTCTATAACATTTGAGCTATCGTTTACCGACCAAGTGTGAGATAATCCCTTCGTTCCAACATAATTGAAGTTCTATGTTTGTCCTAAGTCAAACTTCTCTAAGTTTGACAGAGTTTCTGCATTAGACTGTAAGTGTAATGACCTCATGGGACTTTGGGGGTATTTTTCCCTGCTTATACCATTTGAGCTATCTGTTGCCGACTAAGGGTTAGATAGGCTTGTTGACTATGGTTCTGCGCTAACCTGGGTTGAGACTGTCAGGTTTCACTATGATTGTAAGAATGTAAGTCCTGAATAAGTCCATGATCTTCAGATGCCCTTACAAAATGTATTcgactattttattttattttacttgAAATGTATTCGACTATTACTAAGTCAGCCTATCTTCAGCAGCTCGTCAGAATTCCTTGGTTAATAACTATTATAAATGTGGATGCTACTATTTCTACGGTGAAGTCATTTGACTCATGGGTTAAAATTTTATTTTCCTGTAATCAGAATACAGAACCAACTAGACAAATATTCTTGTCTACCAACATCGGGAATTTAACTATATTTAACGGTAACTGTCTTAGAGCTACTAGTTATTTCTTTATTTTACAGCCCAACATTTATAATGGAGAAACTCACATACTAAGTACGTATTTGTGTATGTTGGCAAATTGTTCACACAAGGAGCTAACAGAAGTATTTATCCATGCTGGGAGTTGGATACATGAGAAAGAAACTAACCTGAATGTCAAATTCTATGTCAAGCGGTAAGGGGCCTTTCATAATAATGTATCTTTGAAAATGTAACAAGAACTTGTCAAGCTTTCTTTTGGATGAACCCCTAGTGAAATAGTGGCCACAAGTCTGCAGAAGTGTTATGATCAACCTGATCCTGAAGCAATCTTCTGGTGGATCCAACACATCTTGCTGTGCAAGAAAGAAATGAAACAGTTAACAATCATTCTCAAACATAAGATTGCAATAAGTACTATGAAACATAAAAGTAAGGAAATTAAGGTTCACGTCGTCCTTTTTTGGGAGGCGAATACTTATCCCGCATAAGAAATCATTTGATGGTTCTATATAGCTGAAAATTTCAGATGGTAAAGTTTTTACAACTAACATGTACACGAAGTCAAGAACACAGAGCAAATAACATTTTGCTCAATTGACTCTTGAGCTCTACCAGGAAAAGAAGGAAAAGGGATATGCTTAATCAACATCATTCTCATACATACAGTGCACCATATCATGTCTAACAATGCTCTGCACATCAATTTGaacaccaaatcagcatgaaattTACTAATAAGAATTGATGCCGCTTTTAGTATTCAAGCACTACTGAAAAATACAGCTGCAAATATAAATGTGTTATGGGGGAAGGATGAAGGTTTGCTGTGAATAGTAGCATTTGGCTTCTTTACTTTCATTTATCATCTGTCAGATTTTCCTCATTATGTGCATCCCCAAATATAAATTAGAATGGATTTGAACTTCAAATTATTATGTAGATGGAGTAacttgagaagcacatccagaatTGTTTTGGAGAACTTCTGTGCTGATTTTGGTGCTCCACCCAAAAGCCATGGAATGGAGGGTGACTTGCATAGGATATGTTTCCAACTTATAGAAAACCCAATAATTCTAAATAACATTTCTATTAACATCTAGTGTTATTGTCAGATGTTGCATAAGCTTTTACGTGCCAGCATCTAAATCAAATTATGAGATAAGAAATAGCACCGAAAAAGGAATTAAGGATAACAACATCTCCGCCAAAGGATGTAAATGCTTACTTCATTAGTTCCATGACCAAACACAATGATGAGGTATAATGTCTCAAATACAACTGAGGAGTCAATATGCTTGTAGCTGTACAGCTCTCCAAGAAATCTCATATGCGCAAGTCGCCTTTGCTGCATCGCATAGTCATTCAACTCCAGCCCAACCCTTATCTCTTCTAAGACCTAAGTCAaattagaaaataaaataaatcaaTCAGATGCCAGCTGGTTGCACCTGCCCCAAAATAAGCTAAATACAGAGCCATGTTCATCAATCAAGGGTTAACTTTGCCAGCCATGGAAGTAAATTATTGCAATTAGAAAATTCTCTTGGGATCAAagacttgtttaaggcttcaactAAAGGAACTAACCTCATCTACCACTGCAACAGCAAAGTCGTCATGATAACGACTAAGCCCAGCAGTGAGAAGAGCAATTAGATGAACTTGGCTGTACTTCCCTTTGTGAACCTTTAGAAAGCACTTTACAAGGTATTGCTGACACTCTACCCAAGGTAGCTTGCGCAACTGGCGAAGAACATGCTCAACACTCGATTTGTCAAGATCTGAGAAAAGCAACTTCCTTATGTACTGCAGAGGAAGAAAAAGATGGCATATTATTCAATTTCACTCTATAGATAAGTTTAATGTGAAGGATTAGCAAAACAGGAAGGGCCGGAGCAGCAGTGCAAATCTTACTTGATACAGAGGTGGACGAACTTTTGAAACTCTGGCAGATCTTTCAGGAGGTTTACAAAGGTAGTAGGCATTTTCTACAAGTGTACTGTGGCGCGGATCCAAATTCTTAACATTTTTCAATCGCATCAGTATCTCCAGCATGTTAGCCATGCGAATAGTAGTTTCAGGTGAACGATATAAGAAACGTCCACATGTCTCGAGAAGGTTGCAGGCCACATCAATGTTATGATGACTGAAATCATCCAGACATGCCTACAAAATTAAACAATAAGATTTCTCTAAGCTACAGGCAGAAGTCAAACAACATAGAAATTACTACTCCATGCATAAGACAGGTACCTTCAAACAACTAAAAACAAGAGCTGCCGGTGCAATTTTGAATTTGCAAAGCTCACCAATAAATcttatgttttttatttttgtttcaatGTTGATTTGATCCTGAAAATGAAACAGAACAGGAAGAATAGTTAGTCATGGTACATAAGTTAATCTGGATATCCTGTTCCCCTGGATTTGAAGTCCCAA includes the following:
- the LOC127325727 gene encoding regulator of nonsense transcripts UPF2, coding for MENSQSENLTDTKKDDEARQSKQEDEEARIEEYKRLIDQKTALRRSNQNPERPDVNYLRTLDSSIKRNTTVIKKLKTINDEQKDVLMDELKSVNLSKFVSEAVSYICEAKLRSADIQAAVQVCSLLHQRYKDFSPCLIQGLLKVFFPGKSGEDLDPDKNSRAMKKRSTMKLLVELYFVGIVEDASIFVNIMKDLTSLEHLKDREVTQTNLSLLSSFVRQGRLFIGLQSHGHESNDEFFKDLNVTADQKKFFKKVLNSYYDAVSELLQSENASLRLMEAENAKVLSAKGELSDENTASYEKLRKSFDQLLRGVSSLAEAIDLQPPVLPDDGNTTRVTTGSDVTPSPGKEPSILEPIWDDDDTKTFYESLPDLRAFVPAVLLGEAEQKVNEQHAKGREQSSESITEQETEVHDIAQTSSAEDQLEGKADDVPKDSEDKDKDKGKEAEKSKEKDLDRKTEKDKEKVRALDGGNLDNLLQRLPGCVSRDLIDQLTVEFCYLNSKASRKKLARALFSVPRTSLELLPYYSRLVATLSSCMKDVPSMLLAMLEEEFNFLINKKDQINIETKIKNIRFIGELCKFKIAPAALVFSCLKACLDDFSHHNIDVACNLLETCGRFLYRSPETTIRMANMLEILMRLKNVKNLDPRHSTLVENAYYLCKPPERSARVSKVRPPLYQYIRKLLFSDLDKSSVEHVLRQLRKLPWVECQQYLVKCFLKVHKGKYSQVHLIALLTAGLSRYHDDFAVAVVDEVLEEIRVGLELNDYAMQQRRLAHMRFLGELYSYKHIDSSVVFETLYLIIVFGHGTNEQDVLDPPEDCFRIRLIITLLQTCGHYFTRGSSKRKLDKFLLHFQRYIIMKGPLPLDIEFDIQDLFADLRPNMTRYSSIDELNSALAELEEHERAASVEKPESERHSDNESQKKQPHDAASNGAQGNGKDHREGADSESYSDGGSVDGREDEEDLLSEEKSNDASENEGDDEDDGMPVGSDEDEAVEVRQKVVQIDLKEQEDFDRELKALLHESLESRKSEVRSRSTLNMKVPMNVLESSKDPRATESESGEETVDEEGGNAGGGSKVRVKVLMKKGHKQQTRQMFIPSDSALVQSTKQQEAAELEEKQNIKRRILEYNEREEEEMNGGSSQMGNWGQGGSNTGSSIRSGGRGNWDGWIRGGARRAGGFYQGYGRRR